The following are encoded in a window of bacterium genomic DNA:
- a CDS encoding response regulator has product MKIVIFNDELRSEMQMYLMLSNLHDVIVARDMEDLLQVLDQTEADLTFLDLTVRKQNEDDPWDSLSVAHQIRHRYPKLRLIGIYDQGDSTMPRQAQDYGITHFITRPIKNRELLQVIES; this is encoded by the coding sequence ATGAAAATCGTAATTTTCAACGATGAACTTCGCTCCGAGATGCAAATGTATCTAATGCTCAGCAATTTGCATGATGTGATCGTGGCGCGAGACATGGAAGATCTCCTACAGGTGCTGGACCAGACGGAGGCGGATTTGACCTTTTTGGATCTGACAGTTCGCAAACAGAACGAAGATGATCCATGGGACAGCCTGTCCGTCGCCCATCAGATCCGCCATCGCTATCCCAAGCTGAGATTGATCGGCATCTATGACCAAGGAGACTCGACCATGCCGCGCCAGGCACAGGATTACGGCATTACCCACTTTATCACCCGTCCCATTAAAAACCGAGAGCTGCTGCAAGTGATCGAATCCTGA